A genomic stretch from Deinococcus ruber includes:
- the rsmH gene encoding 16S rRNA (cytosine(1402)-N(4))-methyltransferase RsmH, translating into MTHIPADPAPLMHLPVLPAEVLDALQPAPGKLIVDGTLGGAGHTRLLLERGAHVIGIDQDPFALERARALNLPGLRVLEGNFREMNTLLSSIGVTQVDGVLLDIGVSSFQLDDAQRGFSYHTEAPLDMRMSQSGESAADVVNTLSAEDIASILYEFGEERHSRRLARGIVAARDQEPILTTTRLAEVIKRSYPGGHARGIHPARRSFQALRIYVNDELGALREGLNAALSVLAPPSLEGHGGRLAVISFHSLEDRIVKRWMKTQPALTPLHKRPLEASDEEQASNPRARSAKLRVAEVRPPRDIASGSGWDDEETP; encoded by the coding sequence ATGACCCATATACCTGCCGATCCCGCCCCCCTGATGCATCTTCCCGTCCTGCCTGCCGAGGTACTGGACGCCCTGCAACCCGCTCCCGGAAAACTCATTGTCGATGGCACGCTGGGCGGTGCGGGTCATACCCGGCTGCTGCTGGAGCGCGGCGCACACGTCATCGGCATCGATCAGGACCCCTTTGCACTCGAACGGGCGCGGGCGCTGAATCTGCCCGGCCTGCGCGTGCTGGAAGGCAACTTCCGCGAAATGAATACGCTGCTGAGCAGTATCGGTGTGACGCAGGTTGACGGCGTGCTGCTCGATATCGGCGTGTCCAGTTTTCAGCTCGACGACGCCCAGCGCGGGTTTTCCTATCACACCGAAGCGCCGCTCGACATGCGGATGAGCCAGTCGGGTGAAAGTGCCGCCGACGTGGTGAATACCCTGAGCGCCGAGGACATCGCCTCAATCCTCTACGAATTCGGGGAAGAGCGGCATTCTCGTCGTCTGGCACGCGGCATCGTGGCGGCCCGCGATCAGGAACCGATTCTGACGACCACCCGTCTGGCCGAGGTCATCAAGCGTTCGTATCCCGGCGGTCACGCAAGGGGCATTCACCCGGCGCGGCGCAGTTTTCAGGCACTCCGCATCTACGTCAACGACGAATTGGGGGCGCTGCGCGAAGGTCTGAATGCGGCGCTCTCGGTGCTGGCTCCTCCCAGTCTGGAAGGGCACGGCGGGCGACTGGCGGTCATCAGTTTTCATAGTCTGGAAGACCGCATCGTGAAGCGCTGGATGAAGACCCAGCCAGCGCTGACGCCCCTGCACAAGCGCCCGCTGGAGGCCAGTGACGAGGAGCAGGCCAGCAATCCCCGCGCCCGCAGCGCCAAACTCCGGGTCGCGGAGGTGCGCCCGCCACGGGACATCGCGAGTGGCAGCGGCTGGGATGACGAGGAGACGCCGTGA
- a CDS encoding peptidoglycan D,D-transpeptidase FtsI family protein: MEMKIRVRSRVMHLIALLVSFMLVWAYAQLEWGLPQGVRRAMVQVRGSIVTTDGSVLARSVGDRRVYPNGSLAGQLLGMMGDTNGLEGLEAAYDSRLAAGQNVTLTLDPAIQAAAEGVLKSAVNAHQAEYGSVVALDTKSGKVLAVATYPAFDPNTWKSQSASVWRNRAFLDTFEPGSTIKGLVVAAALQEHLTTPNTLYDTPMSRRVGGRFSAVIHDAVQHPPTLTTQLVLRYSSNVGMSHVVEHFPNEKLYNYLTSYGFGQSVPMPTVRTSTGRLQPLRRWDDVVRTTNAFGQGMSATLLQLATAYNTLANGGLYVAPRLVEGEVQQPPHEVISAQTARTIRELLHYVVSNGIPHEAGIEGYDLAGKTGTAQVVVDGRYSDTIYDSVFAGFFPSEQPRVTLAVMVHGAKEAYHGSMLAAPIYRDVAAAIISKWAERPVQVKSANAPAKNSQ; encoded by the coding sequence ATGGAAATGAAAATCCGCGTTCGTTCCCGCGTCATGCACCTGATCGCACTGCTGGTGTCTTTTATGCTGGTATGGGCGTATGCACAACTGGAATGGGGTCTGCCCCAGGGTGTGCGGCGGGCCATGGTGCAGGTGCGCGGCAGCATCGTGACCACAGACGGGTCGGTGCTGGCGCGGAGCGTGGGTGACAGGCGGGTGTACCCAAACGGGTCGCTGGCAGGGCAACTGCTGGGCATGATGGGCGACACCAACGGGCTGGAAGGGCTGGAAGCCGCCTACGATTCGCGGCTGGCGGCGGGGCAGAACGTGACGCTGACGCTCGATCCGGCGATTCAGGCGGCGGCGGAAGGCGTGCTGAAGAGTGCCGTGAACGCACATCAGGCCGAATACGGTTCGGTGGTGGCGCTCGATACCAAAAGTGGCAAGGTGTTGGCGGTCGCGACGTATCCGGCCTTCGATCCGAATACCTGGAAGTCGCAGTCGGCGTCGGTGTGGCGCAACCGGGCCTTCCTCGATACCTTCGAGCCGGGTTCGACCATCAAGGGGCTGGTGGTCGCTGCTGCCCTCCAGGAGCACCTGACCACGCCCAATACGCTGTACGACACCCCCATGAGCCGCCGGGTCGGTGGGCGCTTTTCTGCCGTCATTCACGACGCGGTGCAGCATCCACCGACCCTGACCACCCAGCTTGTGCTGCGCTATTCCAGCAATGTGGGCATGTCGCATGTCGTCGAGCATTTTCCCAACGAGAAGCTGTACAACTACCTGACGAGCTACGGGTTCGGCCAGTCGGTGCCGATGCCCACCGTGCGTACCAGCACCGGGCGCTTGCAGCCGCTTCGCCGCTGGGACGACGTGGTACGCACCACCAACGCTTTCGGGCAGGGCATGAGCGCGACCCTGCTGCAACTGGCAACTGCCTACAACACCCTCGCCAATGGCGGCCTGTACGTCGCTCCGCGTCTGGTCGAAGGGGAAGTGCAGCAGCCGCCCCACGAGGTCATTTCGGCTCAGACTGCCCGCACCATCCGCGAGTTGCTGCATTACGTGGTCAGCAACGGCATTCCCCATGAGGCGGGCATCGAGGGCTACGATCTGGCGGGCAAGACCGGTACGGCTCAGGTGGTCGTTGACGGGCGCTACAGCGACACCATCTATGACAGCGTGTTTGCAGGCTTCTTTCCCTCCGAGCAGCCGCGTGTGACATTGGCAGTTATGGTTCACGGCGCGAAGGAGGCGTATCACGGGTCGATGCTGGCCGCCCCGATCTACCGCGACGTGGCCGCCGCCATCATCTCGAAATGGGCCGAGCGCCCGGTGCAGGTCAAGAGCGCAAACGCACCAGCCAAGAACAGTCAATAG
- a CDS encoding 3D domain-containing protein, translated as MSFNRLNRCGTARLLALSLATVGLALATPALPSSALASRAVSTALAPAAAPKAVAPKTVVATPKKAAPAPVRAAKVPVQAKVPAQKVAAPAAPSAAALRAQGVRQAQAVAATAPRANGRSAVVHATAYSSTPGQTDSTPFVTATGTRVRPGVVALSPDLLRRFPYGTRLMIEDLSGGYSAYLKGKVFVVEDTMNPRIYNTLDIWMGTSYQAMNWGARNIRITALN; from the coding sequence ATGTCTTTTAACCGTCTTAACCGCTGTGGCACTGCCCGTCTGCTGGCCCTCTCGCTGGCGACCGTCGGCCTCGCTCTGGCAACGCCTGCCCTGCCGAGTTCGGCGCTGGCGTCCCGTGCGGTCAGCACGGCGCTGGCTCCTGCTGCCGCACCGAAGGCCGTAGCGCCCAAGACTGTGGTTGCCACTCCGAAGAAGGCTGCCCCTGCACCCGTCCGCGCCGCCAAGGTGCCGGTGCAGGCGAAAGTGCCCGCCCAGAAGGTCGCGGCCCCGGCTGCCCCCAGCGCTGCTGCGCTCCGTGCTCAGGGCGTGCGGCAGGCCCAGGCCGTCGCTGCCACCGCGCCGCGAGCCAATGGACGCAGCGCCGTTGTGCATGCCACCGCGTACAGCAGCACGCCCGGTCAGACCGACAGCACGCCGTTCGTCACGGCCACCGGCACCCGTGTTCGTCCGGGCGTCGTGGCCCTGAGTCCTGATCTGCTGCGCCGCTTTCCGTACGGCACCCGCCTGATGATCGAAGACCTGAGCGGCGGCTACAGCGCGTATCTGAAAGGCAAGGTCTTCGTGGTCGAGGACACCATGAATCCGCGCATCTACAACACCCTCGACATCTGGATGGGCACCTCCTATCAGGCGATGAACTGGGGCGCACGCAACATCCGTATCACCGCACTGAACTGA
- a CDS encoding S41 family peptidase, translating into MNKTVLVVGVLAATAAVGYAQMNTYSAAQVLPNSKSAQTFLQVFEGLNQLYLTKPDDDKLLRGAINGMIASLDDPFTYYEQPEDNAVDSQNLAGNFYGIGIQLTAANADGTGGKVDTVFKVGAAAQGGVQAGDVFLKIDGKDVTTAKLNDIVKLVRGEKGTKVTVQFGRGGANASAGTSASASSYTVTMERQPVTIVSVEQTMLPNNVGYIALNTFYNQQVNQQFQAAVADMKKKGVQKLILDLRDNGGGLLNSGIFVADQFLQSGTIVSVRDRSGKTDVIGSAKKDATDYTGKLVVLVNKNSASASEIVAGALQDTKRAQIIGEQSFGKGVGQQVVNTLDGGRVAIVNFTWITPNGHEIQKKGITPDVVVADNRRPTPLNFSGSGVPAGSKLTIQVAGKPVVVTADKDGKFTYTGDVARPVTSATQGEAIVDLKTDAELQKALDVLK; encoded by the coding sequence ATGAATAAAACTGTCCTCGTGGTGGGCGTGCTGGCAGCAACGGCGGCTGTCGGATACGCACAGATGAACACCTATTCCGCCGCTCAGGTGCTGCCCAATTCCAAGAGCGCCCAGACCTTCCTGCAGGTATTCGAGGGTCTGAATCAGCTGTATCTGACCAAGCCCGACGACGATAAGCTGCTGCGTGGAGCCATCAACGGCATGATCGCCTCGCTCGACGATCCGTTTACGTATTACGAGCAGCCGGAAGACAACGCCGTCGATTCGCAGAATCTGGCAGGCAACTTCTACGGAATCGGCATTCAGCTCACGGCGGCCAACGCCGACGGCACGGGCGGCAAGGTCGACACCGTGTTCAAGGTGGGCGCAGCGGCGCAGGGCGGCGTGCAGGCGGGCGACGTCTTTCTGAAGATCGACGGCAAGGACGTGACCACCGCCAAGCTCAACGACATCGTGAAGCTCGTGCGCGGCGAGAAGGGCACCAAGGTCACGGTGCAGTTCGGGCGCGGCGGGGCCAACGCCTCGGCGGGTACGTCGGCGTCGGCGTCGAGCTACACCGTCACCATGGAGCGTCAGCCTGTCACCATCGTTTCGGTCGAGCAGACCATGCTGCCGAACAACGTCGGGTACATCGCGCTGAATACCTTCTACAACCAGCAGGTCAATCAGCAGTTCCAGGCGGCAGTGGCCGATATGAAGAAGAAAGGCGTGCAGAAGCTGATTCTCGACCTGCGCGACAACGGCGGCGGCCTGTTGAACAGCGGCATCTTCGTGGCCGATCAGTTCCTTCAGAGCGGCACCATCGTCTCGGTACGCGACCGTAGCGGCAAGACCGACGTGATCGGCAGCGCCAAGAAGGACGCCACCGACTACACCGGCAAACTGGTGGTCCTGGTCAACAAGAACAGTGCCAGCGCCTCCGAGATCGTGGCCGGGGCGCTCCAGGACACCAAGCGGGCGCAGATCATCGGAGAGCAGAGCTTCGGCAAGGGCGTGGGCCAGCAGGTCGTCAACACCCTCGACGGCGGACGCGTCGCCATCGTCAACTTCACCTGGATCACCCCGAACGGTCACGAGATCCAGAAAAAGGGCATCACGCCCGATGTGGTGGTGGCCGACAACCGCCGTCCCACCCCTCTGAACTTCAGCGGCAGCGGCGTGCCTGCCGGAAGCAAGCTGACCATTCAGGTGGCGGGCAAGCCGGTGGTCGTGACCGCCGACAAGGACGGCAAGTTCACGTATACCGGCGACGTGG
- a CDS encoding FtsX-like permease family protein — MQNSITVLGIAVGIMVLIAALSLTNGFSRSLIDATLRATPHLTLASFTPGPRDTDLEHELTGMSEVQAFTPFLADKALLTRPASLGRGAGVDFTTLFGVTAQASEVLQLSATETALLQNLKPGQILLGSSLAQSVGAFTGETVRLLNSQQRRISLEVAGLFHTGNYLIDSAYAFTSLSTLQGLQQTTHITGYQIRLRHPDLAAELGRTLTRSRAYSSVPWQNLYGTLLDQLALQKKVIGFVVFLIVVVAAFGIANVLTLTVFEKTQEIAILRAIGAGSGDIIRIFLTEGLILGLAGLLLGDLLGLGISAYFTWRPFQLPGDLYFISSLPVEVRLTDILWVNAVGLVTTLLAALLPARRAAAIEPARMIR, encoded by the coding sequence ATGCAGAATTCGATCACGGTGCTGGGCATCGCGGTGGGCATCATGGTGCTGATCGCTGCTCTCAGCCTTACCAACGGCTTTTCCCGCTCGTTGATCGACGCCACGCTGCGGGCCACTCCCCATCTGACGCTGGCGTCGTTCACGCCCGGCCCACGCGACACCGATCTGGAACATGAACTGACGGGCATGTCAGAGGTGCAGGCGTTCACGCCGTTTCTGGCCGATAAGGCGCTGCTGACGCGTCCGGCCAGTCTGGGGCGCGGCGCGGGCGTCGATTTCACCACGCTGTTCGGGGTGACGGCTCAGGCCTCCGAGGTGCTGCAACTCAGCGCCACCGAAACGGCCCTGCTTCAGAATCTGAAACCCGGACAGATTCTGCTGGGCAGTTCGCTGGCGCAGAGCGTGGGCGCATTTACCGGCGAGACGGTTCGCCTGCTCAACAGTCAGCAGCGCCGCATCAGTCTGGAGGTGGCGGGCCTGTTTCATACCGGCAATTACCTGATCGATTCGGCCTACGCCTTCACGTCGCTCTCGACGCTCCAGGGACTTCAGCAGACCACCCACATCACCGGCTACCAGATTCGCCTGCGTCACCCCGACCTTGCCGCAGAACTCGGGCGCACGCTCACCCGCAGCCGCGCTTACAGCAGCGTGCCCTGGCAGAACCTGTACGGCACGCTGCTCGACCAGCTGGCGCTTCAGAAGAAGGTCATCGGCTTCGTGGTGTTTCTGATCGTGGTCGTCGCGGCATTCGGCATTGCCAACGTCCTGACCCTGACCGTCTTCGAGAAGACCCAGGAGATTGCCATTCTGCGAGCGATAGGAGCGGGCAGCGGCGACATCATCCGCATTTTTCTGACCGAGGGGCTGATTCTGGGTCTGGCGGGTCTGCTGCTGGGCGACCTGCTGGGCCTGGGAATCAGCGCGTACTTTACCTGGCGGCCTTTTCAGCTGCCGGGCGATCTGTACTTCATCAGTTCGCTGCCTGTCGAGGTGCGCCTGACCGATATCCTGTGGGTCAACGCGGTGGGCCTGGTCACGACGCTGCTGGCGGCCCTGCTTCCGGCCCGCCGCGCCGCCGCCATCGAACCGGCCCGCATGATCCGCTGA
- the mraZ gene encoding division/cell wall cluster transcriptional repressor MraZ codes for MPFGEYPYSIDDKGRVVIPPAFREFVEDGMILTRGMEGCLYIFPLTAWKRVEEQLEQLPLTDPSSRAFVRFFYSGASKSRLDAQSRVSVPQTLRSFADLENDVVVAGAPGRLELWSPPRWDAAIAAVQQDPPRPDLLANFIA; via the coding sequence TTGCCTTTTGGAGAATATCCGTACTCAATCGATGACAAAGGGAGGGTGGTTATTCCACCTGCCTTTCGTGAATTTGTCGAGGACGGCATGATTCTGACGCGTGGTATGGAAGGGTGCCTGTATATCTTTCCCCTGACTGCCTGGAAGCGCGTAGAAGAGCAACTCGAACAGTTACCGCTCACCGATCCGTCGTCTCGGGCATTCGTGCGGTTCTTTTACAGCGGGGCCAGCAAATCGCGCCTCGACGCACAGAGCCGTGTTTCGGTGCCGCAGACGCTCCGCAGCTTCGCTGATCTGGAAAACGACGTGGTGGTGGCGGGCGCACCCGGACGCCTCGAACTGTGGAGTCCGCCGCGCTGGGACGCTGCCATTGCCGCCGTTCAGCAAGACCCACCCCGGCCCGACCTGCTCGCCAATTTTATCGCCTGA